One region of Exiguobacterium acetylicum genomic DNA includes:
- the recD2 gene encoding SF1B family DNA helicase RecD2 codes for MEHPHQVVGRVKRVLFSSEEEAHSIVLVAVKEKNFELKETELVITGTGVGIELGGTYQAFGRLVDHPRFGTQLKAELIRRSVPMTKHATIRFLTNGSFTGIGPKTAKNIVDALGEEAVDLILKDERVLNQVPGLKQKQADIILSRLATLYGVDQLMLFLAPFDVTPKLAAKIYAAYEGDAMARIRENPYSLMYEVNGIGFKTADHIASHLGLVGLHPERVAASIMHILEQEAGEGHAFATVDSLLQRAPRLLGEDPGERLEQAIELLLAEDKVKLEEGCLYLPTIFYAEVRAAKELARVMANGAEQEVDVATILEAIGHLEEQFGMEYAAQQREAIELAVKAPLMVLTGGPGTGKTTVIKGILHALQEIHDWPLEKSRVKTGDVYPYVLVAPTGRAAKRLSEATDVPAMTIHRLLKYDGTNFQLNEDQPITGKVLIIDESSMIDIYLLSSLLRAVPNGMKILFVGDRDQLPSVGPGQVLADLMDTEGIPVVRLNVVHRQAEDSSILRLAHDLKNRTTSADLLSPLADRRFYTASPQETLRGISAFAEKALAKGYSKFDVQVLAPTYRGQVGIDELNVALQRVYNPEEPKKREVKQGTRIYRTGDKILQLVNNAEENVYNGDIGEIVNIFFAKENVDKVDKIIARFDQTEVEYNRSDWDQFTHAYAITIHKAQGSEFPIVLMPVYFTGAFKHSRNLIYTAVTRAKSSLLLFGDPRAFHKASQEEEPRRRTRLIERLGGVTKT; via the coding sequence ATGGAGCACCCCCATCAAGTCGTCGGGCGCGTCAAACGTGTGCTCTTTTCTTCTGAAGAAGAAGCACACTCCATTGTATTGGTCGCCGTCAAAGAAAAGAACTTTGAACTGAAAGAAACCGAGCTCGTCATCACGGGTACTGGGGTTGGGATCGAACTCGGAGGAACGTATCAAGCATTCGGTCGTCTCGTCGATCATCCCCGATTCGGAACACAACTGAAGGCGGAGCTGATTCGGCGATCGGTTCCGATGACAAAACATGCGACGATCCGCTTCTTGACGAATGGTTCGTTCACCGGCATTGGTCCGAAGACAGCGAAAAATATCGTCGATGCTCTCGGAGAAGAGGCAGTGGATCTCATTTTGAAAGATGAACGGGTACTAAATCAGGTGCCTGGGTTAAAACAAAAACAAGCTGACATCATCTTGAGTCGACTAGCCACGTTATACGGTGTCGATCAGTTGATGCTGTTCTTAGCACCGTTTGATGTTACACCGAAGCTAGCGGCAAAGATTTATGCTGCTTACGAAGGGGACGCGATGGCGCGAATACGAGAGAATCCATATTCCTTGATGTATGAAGTGAATGGGATTGGTTTTAAGACAGCCGATCATATCGCTTCACACCTTGGACTCGTCGGATTACACCCAGAGCGCGTCGCTGCTTCGATCATGCACATATTGGAACAAGAAGCAGGAGAGGGACACGCCTTTGCGACAGTCGACTCGCTATTGCAACGGGCGCCCCGGTTGCTTGGTGAAGACCCAGGGGAACGGCTAGAACAAGCGATTGAACTGTTGCTCGCTGAAGATAAGGTCAAGCTCGAAGAAGGCTGTCTGTATTTACCGACGATCTTTTATGCGGAAGTTCGGGCGGCGAAGGAACTCGCGCGTGTCATGGCGAACGGTGCCGAACAGGAAGTCGATGTCGCGACGATCCTTGAAGCAATCGGGCACCTCGAAGAACAGTTTGGCATGGAATATGCGGCGCAACAGCGGGAAGCGATCGAGTTAGCGGTCAAAGCACCGTTAATGGTTCTGACAGGTGGACCCGGTACCGGTAAGACGACCGTCATCAAGGGAATTTTACATGCTCTGCAAGAAATTCATGATTGGCCGCTTGAGAAAAGTCGCGTCAAGACGGGGGATGTCTATCCGTACGTTCTTGTCGCACCGACCGGACGCGCCGCTAAACGTCTATCGGAAGCAACGGACGTCCCAGCGATGACGATTCATCGTCTATTGAAGTATGACGGAACGAACTTTCAGCTGAATGAAGATCAGCCGATCACAGGGAAAGTACTGATCATCGATGAGTCGTCGATGATTGATATCTACTTGTTATCAAGTCTGCTCCGTGCTGTGCCGAACGGCATGAAAATCTTGTTCGTCGGTGACCGCGATCAGTTACCATCTGTCGGTCCAGGGCAGGTGCTGGCAGATTTGATGGATACGGAAGGGATTCCCGTCGTTCGTTTGAACGTCGTCCATCGCCAAGCGGAAGATTCTTCTATTTTACGGCTCGCGCACGATTTGAAGAACCGGACGACGTCAGCTGATTTGTTATCACCACTTGCGGATCGTCGCTTTTACACCGCGTCTCCGCAAGAGACGTTACGAGGCATCTCAGCCTTCGCGGAAAAAGCACTCGCAAAAGGGTATTCGAAATTCGATGTTCAGGTTCTGGCACCGACTTACCGTGGTCAGGTGGGAATCGACGAACTGAATGTCGCCTTGCAACGCGTCTACAATCCGGAGGAACCGAAAAAACGCGAAGTCAAACAAGGCACACGGATTTACCGGACCGGGGACAAGATTCTTCAGCTCGTCAACAATGCAGAAGAGAACGTCTATAACGGAGATATCGGCGAAATCGTCAATATTTTCTTCGCCAAAGAAAACGTCGACAAGGTGGATAAGATCATCGCCCGCTTCGACCAGACGGAAGTCGAGTACAACCGGAGTGACTGGGATCAATTCACGCATGCCTACGCGATTACGATTCACAAGGCACAAGGGTCCGAGTTTCCGATCGTCTTGATGCCGGTCTATTTCACGGGAGCATTCAAGCATTCCCGAAACTTGATTTATACGGCGGTCACCCGTGCGAAGTCGAGTTTATTATTGTTCGGCGACCCACGAGCGTTTCATAAAGCGTCGCAAGAAGAGGAGCCTCGGCGCCGAACACGATTGATTGAACGACTCGGTGGTGTGACAAAGACTTGA
- a CDS encoding VOC family protein, producing MARLPIAGLCELVLEVEDMDRAVGFWNGTLGIPIVEQWAPEDAEPSKEQSQQDGVWATWLYIGGNTRLGLWLKRDFTMEERTVKHLPVSEWDTLYDEGGVHVHCAFYVEKDEFQQALNQLREASITVKLREWDEQETSNQKEYSAYFKDTENNVIELYTKNMDEAYEDFSGPPLRVIREVGN from the coding sequence ATGGCACGTTTACCGATTGCAGGATTGTGTGAATTAGTACTGGAAGTCGAAGATATGGACCGTGCGGTCGGTTTTTGGAATGGGACACTTGGCATTCCTATCGTCGAGCAATGGGCACCTGAGGATGCGGAACCAAGTAAAGAACAGTCTCAACAAGACGGGGTCTGGGCAACCTGGCTCTATATTGGCGGCAACACCCGACTCGGTCTGTGGCTGAAACGGGACTTCACAATGGAAGAACGTACCGTCAAACACTTACCCGTGTCCGAATGGGATACGTTATACGACGAAGGTGGTGTTCATGTCCACTGTGCTTTCTACGTTGAGAAGGACGAGTTCCAACAAGCGCTTAATCAACTGCGTGAAGCTTCGATCACCGTGAAGCTCAGAGAGTGGGATGAACAAGAGACGTCGAACCAAAAAGAGTATTCGGCTTATTTCAAGGATACGGAAAATAACGTCATCGAACTGTATACGAAAAACATGGATGAAGCCTATGAAGACTTTTCCGGACCTCCACTTCGCGTCATTCGTGAAGTTGGGAATTAA
- a CDS encoding tetratricopeptide repeat protein, producing the protein MNYNEVGFRHLEAGNYELAAQAFNDAIEQNPKDPTAYVNLGTLLQSMNDADRALRFYDRALMIDNTFASAYYAKGALFFAADQLVEAEESLRAALLYGLDDADLHFMLGMTYQKLGDPVRGLPRLQRASELNGVDIEIAFQYGLALAQNEKLEEAVEMFEHVLMLDETHTDARYNYAIALAFLGQQEACYAELEAVLAYQPEHALARDAKAKMDALLKQAD; encoded by the coding sequence ATGAACTATAATGAAGTAGGATTCCGGCATCTAGAAGCTGGAAATTATGAATTAGCAGCACAAGCGTTTAACGATGCGATCGAACAAAACCCAAAAGATCCGACGGCGTACGTCAATCTTGGAACATTACTCCAATCGATGAACGACGCTGATCGTGCCCTTCGTTTTTATGACCGGGCACTGATGATCGATAATACGTTCGCGAGTGCTTATTATGCAAAAGGTGCCTTGTTCTTTGCTGCCGATCAACTCGTCGAAGCAGAGGAATCATTGCGCGCAGCCTTATTATATGGACTTGATGACGCTGATCTCCATTTCATGCTTGGGATGACGTATCAAAAACTCGGTGATCCAGTACGTGGGTTACCTCGTCTACAACGTGCGTCAGAACTAAACGGTGTCGATATCGAGATTGCATTCCAATACGGACTTGCCTTAGCGCAAAACGAGAAGTTGGAAGAAGCGGTCGAGATGTTCGAGCATGTCTTGATGCTTGACGAAACGCATACGGATGCACGATACAATTATGCGATTGCCCTTGCTTTCCTCGGTCAACAGGAAGCGTGTTATGCAGAACTCGAAGCGGTTCTTGCCTACCAGCCGGAACACGCTCTTGCGCGGGACGCGAAAGCGAAGATGGATGCGTTATTAAAACAAGCAGACTGA
- the mnmA gene encoding tRNA 2-thiouridine(34) synthase MnmA: MNTRAKAPSETTVVVGMSGGVDSSVTAHLLKEQGYNVIGIFMKNWDDTDENGFCTATEDYEDVIAVANQIGIPYYAVNFEKEYWDKVFTYFLDEYKLGRTPNPDVMCNKEIKFKAFLDHAMRLGADFVATGHYARAVYEDGEHKLLRGVDANKDQTYFLNQLSQEQIAKAMFPIGHMEKSEVRRIAEEANLATAKKKDSTGICFIGERNFKQFLGQYLPAQPGEMRTLDGNVMGRHDGLMYYTMGQRHGLGIGGDGEPWFVVGKNLEENILYVDQGFHNELLYSEGLLASDVSWTSERPVGETFRCTAKFRYRQQDTAVTVRVLEDGLDVSFDERQRAITPGQAVVFYDGDICLGGATIDAAYKAGERLAYLA, encoded by the coding sequence ATGAATACACGAGCGAAAGCCCCGAGTGAAACGACAGTCGTCGTTGGGATGTCGGGCGGTGTCGATTCTTCTGTGACCGCTCATTTATTAAAAGAGCAAGGCTATAACGTCATCGGAATCTTCATGAAAAACTGGGATGACACGGATGAGAACGGCTTTTGTACGGCGACGGAAGATTATGAAGACGTCATCGCGGTAGCCAATCAAATCGGCATTCCGTACTATGCGGTCAATTTCGAGAAAGAGTACTGGGATAAAGTCTTCACGTACTTCCTCGATGAATATAAACTCGGTCGGACACCGAATCCGGACGTCATGTGTAACAAGGAAATCAAGTTCAAAGCCTTCCTCGATCACGCGATGCGTCTTGGTGCCGATTTCGTCGCGACAGGGCACTATGCGCGTGCCGTCTATGAGGATGGAGAACATAAATTGCTTCGAGGCGTTGATGCAAACAAGGATCAAACATATTTCTTGAATCAATTGTCGCAAGAGCAAATCGCGAAGGCGATGTTCCCGATCGGGCACATGGAAAAATCAGAAGTGCGCCGGATCGCAGAAGAAGCGAACCTCGCAACGGCGAAGAAAAAAGACTCGACAGGCATTTGCTTCATTGGCGAGCGGAACTTCAAACAGTTCCTCGGTCAATATCTGCCGGCGCAACCCGGTGAGATGCGGACACTTGACGGCAACGTCATGGGACGTCACGATGGATTGATGTACTATACGATGGGGCAACGTCATGGACTCGGTATCGGTGGCGACGGAGAGCCTTGGTTCGTCGTCGGGAAAAATTTAGAGGAGAACATCCTCTATGTTGATCAAGGATTCCATAACGAATTGTTGTATTCGGAAGGATTACTTGCTTCAGATGTCAGCTGGACATCTGAGCGTCCGGTCGGTGAGACATTCCGTTGTACGGCGAAATTCCGTTACCGTCAACAAGATACAGCGGTCACGGTTCGTGTCCTCGAAGATGGACTCGATGTTTCATTTGACGAGCGTCAACGAGCAATCACACCTGGACAAGCGGTCGTGTTCTATGATGGAGATATCTGCCTCGGTGGTGCGACGATCGATGCAGCCTATAAAGCAGGCGAACGCCTCGCTTATCTAGCGTAA
- a CDS encoding cysteine desulfurase family protein → MNYFDHSATTPMRPEVLEAMTPYLLEQYGNPSSVHAAGRSARAAIDKARRQIAQELNAKPTELIFTSGGTESDNYAIFGAAEAAREKGRHLITTRFEHHAVLHAFEELEKQGYDVTYLDVPDTGVVSMAALQEAVREDTTLVSIMFGNNEVGTIQPIAAFGQFLRERGILFHTDAVQVFGKQAIDVEALQVDLLSASGHKINGPKGIGLLYVRTGVKLAPQTFGGEQERKRRAGTENVPGIVGLAKALELMIAERDQQQDHIKQLRSVLLTRLDESGVTYEVNGVEGLPNVLNLYFPRIEIEPFLIMLDMRQMAVSSGSACTAGSVEPSHVLSAMYGEDERTRASVRISFGHGNELAQVELLAQALQDVVKSFQN, encoded by the coding sequence ATGAATTATTTTGACCATTCGGCGACGACGCCGATGCGTCCGGAAGTCCTTGAGGCGATGACGCCTTATTTGCTCGAACAGTACGGTAACCCATCGAGTGTTCACGCGGCTGGTCGGTCTGCTCGTGCAGCAATTGATAAAGCACGCCGGCAGATCGCACAAGAATTGAACGCGAAACCAACCGAACTGATTTTTACGAGTGGTGGAACGGAATCGGATAATTATGCGATTTTCGGTGCGGCTGAGGCGGCGCGTGAAAAAGGGCGTCATCTCATTACGACACGGTTTGAGCACCATGCTGTATTACATGCGTTCGAAGAGCTCGAAAAACAAGGTTATGACGTCACGTATCTCGATGTTCCAGATACAGGTGTCGTCTCAATGGCTGCTTTGCAAGAAGCGGTACGGGAAGATACGACACTCGTCTCGATCATGTTCGGCAACAATGAAGTCGGAACGATTCAGCCGATTGCGGCATTCGGTCAATTTTTACGAGAACGCGGTATTTTGTTCCATACGGACGCGGTGCAAGTGTTCGGAAAACAAGCAATCGATGTCGAAGCGTTACAGGTCGATCTCTTATCCGCGTCTGGTCATAAAATCAATGGTCCAAAAGGAATCGGATTGTTGTATGTACGGACTGGTGTGAAGTTAGCGCCTCAAACGTTCGGAGGAGAACAGGAACGCAAGCGTCGTGCTGGTACGGAGAACGTACCGGGAATCGTCGGTTTAGCGAAAGCGCTCGAACTGATGATCGCAGAGCGTGATCAACAACAGGACCACATCAAACAACTGCGCAGCGTTTTACTGACGCGATTGGATGAAAGTGGCGTCACTTACGAAGTCAACGGCGTTGAAGGATTGCCGAATGTCCTCAATCTTTACTTCCCGCGGATTGAAATCGAACCGTTCCTGATCATGCTTGATATGCGCCAGATGGCCGTATCGAGCGGGAGTGCATGTACGGCAGGATCCGTCGAACCTTCGCATGTCTTATCGGCGATGTATGGCGAAGATGAACGGACACGAGCATCGGTCCGAATCAGTTTTGGTCACGGAAATGAGCTCGCGCAAGTCGAACTACTCGCACAAGCCTTGCAAGATGTCGTAAAATCGTTTCAGAATTAA
- the cymR gene encoding cysteine metabolism transcriptional regulator CymR: protein MKISTKGRYGLTIMIALAKEAESKPLSLKKIAQMYDLSEHYLEQLIAPLRNGGLVKSVRGAYGGYKLGREAQNITAGEIIRLLEGPLVVVEGDACDEVTKRKLWDKIQQAVDQVLDSTTLQDLAEEEDTGYMFYI, encoded by the coding sequence ATGAAAATCTCGACGAAAGGGCGATATGGTCTAACGATCATGATCGCACTCGCGAAAGAAGCTGAATCTAAACCATTATCCCTAAAAAAAATCGCGCAGATGTATGACTTATCTGAGCATTATCTTGAACAGTTGATTGCCCCCCTTCGTAATGGAGGTCTCGTCAAAAGTGTCCGTGGTGCTTACGGCGGGTATAAGCTCGGTCGTGAAGCGCAAAACATCACAGCGGGTGAAATCATCCGTCTGCTTGAAGGACCACTCGTGGTCGTCGAAGGCGATGCATGTGACGAGGTCACGAAGCGCAAACTTTGGGATAAAATCCAGCAAGCAGTCGATCAAGTACTCGATTCAACGACGCTACAAGACTTAGCGGAAGAAGAAGATACAGGATACATGTTCTATATTTGA
- a CDS encoding replication-associated recombination protein A produces MAHLFESQSPAGPLANRMRPQNLDEIVGQRHLIGETTLLRRAILADRLGTVIFYGPPGTGKTTLARVISSYTKSAFEQLNAVTAKLEQLREILKAAEARLQFEDQKTILFLDEIHRFNKMQQDALLPALEAGTITLIGATTENPSFEVNAALLSRATVFRFEPPTADDLRIVLDRTLKDEERGLGKYPITITDDAIDHYVKLSDGDYRALLNALELAVLTTPEIDGQITIDLAVAEESIQQKALKYDKDGDRHYDVISAFIKSIRGSDPDAALYWLAVMIEAGESPRFIVRRLYVHAAEDIGLSDPQALLMVDACARACEYVGFPEARIPLAETVLYLATAPKSNAVISAIDQALTLVRRSDGGPVPPHLRDAHHPGAAALGNGVTYQYPHDFEHAYVPQNYWPENLARTKPVFYRPSPRGFEKQLQARLDFWHKQTATHQKKRP; encoded by the coding sequence ATGGCACATTTATTTGAATCCCAGTCACCTGCCGGACCGCTCGCGAATCGAATGCGTCCGCAGAATCTGGATGAAATCGTCGGACAACGTCATCTGATTGGAGAGACGACGCTCCTGCGGCGTGCCATCTTAGCCGATCGCCTCGGAACCGTTATTTTTTACGGTCCACCCGGTACCGGTAAGACGACGCTCGCGCGTGTCATTTCTAGTTATACAAAATCAGCGTTCGAGCAATTGAACGCGGTCACAGCGAAACTGGAACAATTACGGGAAATTCTAAAAGCAGCCGAAGCCCGTCTTCAGTTCGAGGATCAAAAAACAATTCTCTTTCTCGATGAGATCCATCGATTCAATAAGATGCAACAAGACGCCTTACTCCCGGCGCTTGAAGCAGGTACGATCACGTTGATCGGAGCGACGACGGAAAATCCGAGTTTTGAGGTCAATGCCGCTCTCTTATCGCGGGCAACGGTTTTCCGTTTCGAGCCCCCGACAGCAGACGATTTACGAATCGTCCTCGATCGAACCTTAAAGGACGAAGAGCGTGGTCTTGGCAAATATCCGATCACAATCACGGATGACGCGATCGATCATTACGTTAAGTTGTCAGACGGTGATTACCGGGCATTATTGAATGCGCTTGAACTTGCCGTCTTAACGACACCGGAAATCGATGGTCAGATCACGATCGACCTTGCTGTCGCCGAGGAATCGATTCAGCAAAAAGCATTGAAGTACGATAAGGACGGCGATCGGCATTATGATGTCATCTCTGCCTTCATCAAGTCGATTCGGGGTTCCGATCCCGATGCTGCGCTCTACTGGCTCGCCGTCATGATTGAAGCGGGCGAAAGTCCGCGCTTCATCGTTCGTCGTCTCTATGTCCATGCAGCAGAAGACATCGGGCTGTCTGATCCGCAAGCGTTATTGATGGTCGATGCCTGCGCACGCGCGTGCGAGTACGTCGGTTTCCCGGAAGCACGGATCCCGCTCGCTGAAACCGTCTTATATCTCGCGACGGCACCGAAATCGAATGCTGTCATCTCAGCGATCGATCAAGCATTGACACTCGTCCGTCGTTCAGACGGCGGTCCGGTACCGCCGCACTTGCGCGATGCCCATCATCCAGGGGCAGCAGCACTTGGGAACGGCGTCACCTATCAGTATCCGCACGACTTCGAACATGCCTATGTGCCACAAAATTACTGGCCGGAGAACCTTGCCCGGACAAAACCGGTCTTTTATCGTCCAAGCCCGCGCGGTTTTGAGAAACAACTGCAAGCTCGACTTGATTTTTGGCACAAACAAACAGCCACACATCAGAAAAAGCGACCATAA
- a CDS encoding tRNA threonylcarbamoyladenosine dehydratase gives MLHQFSRNELAIGKTGLDALASKSVAILGIGGVGSFSAEALARSGVGRLILVDKDDIDITNVNRQIHALLPTVGQPKVDAMAERLALINPDLEIVRLKMFYNEETFESFFEQQPDYVIDASDTVSFKIHLIQECKKRNIPIISSMGMANKMDPTRIKIVDIKDTSYDPLAKVIRTKLRKAGIHKGVPVVFSDEPPVKIIEEVRQVVGNDAAAIRKAKMPPSSNAFVPSVGGLIAASYVINEIVREAGVTIERVR, from the coding sequence ATGTTACATCAATTTTCGCGTAATGAACTAGCAATCGGTAAAACTGGACTTGACGCATTGGCATCCAAGTCCGTCGCTATTCTGGGGATCGGTGGTGTTGGATCGTTCTCAGCAGAAGCACTTGCCCGCAGTGGCGTAGGTCGTTTGATTCTTGTCGATAAGGACGATATCGACATCACGAACGTCAACCGACAAATCCATGCTTTGCTTCCGACGGTTGGTCAACCGAAGGTCGATGCGATGGCAGAACGTCTTGCGTTAATCAATCCGGATCTTGAAATCGTTCGCTTGAAGATGTTCTACAATGAAGAGACATTCGAGTCGTTCTTCGAACAGCAGCCGGATTATGTCATCGATGCATCGGACACGGTCTCGTTCAAGATTCATTTGATTCAGGAATGCAAGAAACGTAACATCCCAATCATCTCAAGTATGGGGATGGCGAACAAGATGGATCCGACACGCATCAAGATCGTTGACATCAAAGATACAAGTTATGATCCACTAGCGAAGGTCATTCGGACGAAACTTCGGAAAGCCGGAATTCATAAAGGTGTTCCTGTCGTCTTCTCCGATGAACCGCCCGTTAAGATCATCGAAGAAGTCCGTCAAGTCGTCGGAAACGATGCGGCTGCGATTCGCAAGGCGAAGATGCCGCCAAGTTCGAATGCGTTCGTTCCATCAGTTGGTGGATTGATCGCAGCGAGCTACGTCATCAATGAGATCGTCCGTGAAGCCGGCGTGACGATCGAACGCGTTCGTTAA